In one Portunus trituberculatus isolate SZX2019 chromosome 31, ASM1759143v1, whole genome shotgun sequence genomic region, the following are encoded:
- the LOC123511336 gene encoding uncharacterized protein LOC123511336: MRHTGLELLAGRMNKNFSVHSSLKQRFSASTLRLLEQAMLSSVSSSLLWCTESARSRQHQHARTLSTPAPTLTPTLYTARVSPAGCHRPPPRHHGERCMPPRYPPRPLVIPATLHISLTFLLQEIESVHALTGLLTPASVARRPATRHTLPPCCHPAADWSRVRTEPSLGPDPDRGPPFGDACCRPIRIAINSKQLI, translated from the exons ATGAGGCACACTGGTTTGGAGCTGCTTGCAGGAAGAATGAACAAAAATTTCTCTGTCCATTCCTCTTTGAAACAACGGTTTTCCGCATCAACTTTGCGTCTTTTGGAGCAAGCCATGCTCtcatctgtctcttcctctctgctgtGGTGCACTGAGAGCGCAAGGTCAAGGCAGCAC CAGCACGCTCGAACGCTCTCCACCCCCGCTCCCACCCTCACCCCCACACTATACACTGCCCGCGTGTCGCCTGCTGGCTGCCACCGTCCACCACCTCGTCACCATGGTGAAAGGTGCATGCCACCCAGATACCCACCACGCCCTTTGGTCATACCTGCCACCCTGCATATTAGCTTGACCTTCCTACTGCAGGAAATTGAGAGTGTTCACGCTCTCACTGGCCTGTTGACACCTGCCAGCGTTGCACGGCGCCCCGCCACccgccacaccctccctccctgctgtcACCCGGCCGCAGATTGGTCACGGGTCCGGACAGAACCATCGCTcggtccggatccggaccgGGGTCCGCCATTTGGTGATGCCTGCTGTAGACCCATTAGAATAGCTATTAATTCCAAACAATTGATATGA